A region from the Hippoglossus hippoglossus isolate fHipHip1 chromosome 18, fHipHip1.pri, whole genome shotgun sequence genome encodes:
- the wdr55 gene encoding WD repeat-containing protein 55, with amino-acid sequence MAAPAEHVETGSAATETDKTEAPETSSEPESSDCEPAAQGPDPGSDEDEDGGEPPVPRILDTPEDIRLEAIANTVALHPTRDLLVCGDVDGDLYAYSYSCTEGENRELWSSGHHMKSCRQVRFTADGLKLYSVSRDKAVHLMDVERGQLVSRIRGAHGSPINCLQLVDENILATGDDGGTLKVWDMRKGEAFMDLKQHDDYISDIAVDQAKRILLTTSGDGTMGVFHLKRRRFELLSEYQSGDLTSLALMKRGKKVACGSSEGTIYIFNWNGFGATSDRFALKAESVDCIVPINDNIMCTASMDGYIRAINLLPNRVIGCIGQHVGEPIEELATSHDSRFLVSSGHDQLIKFWDISTLPNTTVKEYRKRKKKDGRMKSLTKKAHGDNDFFSGLVEETEKKEEEEEEEADDSDSDSGSD; translated from the exons ATGGCGGCGCCCGCGGAACACGTTGAAACGGGCTCCGCAGCGACAGAAACGGACAAAACAGAAGCTCCAGAGACTTCCAGTGAGCCAGAATCCTCAGACTGTGAGCCCGCAGCTCAGGGCCCGGACCCGGGCTCCGATGAGGACGAGGACGGAGGCGAGCCGCCGGTCCCGAGGATCCTGGACACCCCGGAGGACATCCGCCTGGAGGCGATTGCCAACACGGTGGCGCTGCACCCTACTCGGGACCTGCTGGTGTGCGGGGACGTGGACGGGGACTTGTACGCCTATTCGTACTCGTGCACGGAGGGGGAGAACCGGGAGCTGTGGTCCTCGGGGCATCACATGAAGTCCTGTCGCCAGGTTCGCTTCACCGCGGATGGACTGAAGCTCTACAGCGTGTCCCGGGACAAGGCCGTGCACCTGATGGACGTGGAGCGGGGGCAGCTGGTGTCCAGGATCCGAGGGGCCCACGGTTCTCCCATCAACTGTCTGCAGCTGGTGGACGAAAACATCCTGGCGACCGGAGACGATGGAGGAACCCTGAAG gTGTGGGACATGAGGAAAGGGGAGGCGTTCATGGATCTGAAACAACACGACGATTACATCAGTGACATCGCTGTGGACCAGGCCAAGAGAATCCTGCTCACCACCAG TGGTGACGGTACCATGGGCGTCTTCCACCTCAAGAGGCGGCGCTTTGAACTGCTGTCGGAGTACCAGAGCGGCGATCTGACCTCGCTGGCCCTGATGAAGCGGGGGAAGAAGGTGGCTTGCGGCTCCAGCGAGGGGACCATCTACATCTTCAACTGGAACGGCTTCGGGGCCACCAGCGACCGCTTCGCTCTCAAGGCCGAGTCGGTGGACTGCATCGTCCCCATCAACGACAACATCATGTGCACCGCCTCCATGGACGGGTACATCCG AGCCATCAACCTCCTTCCTAACCGGGTCATCGGCTGCATCGGGCAGCACGTCGGTGAACCCATTGAAGAACTTGCCACGTCCCACGACTCCCGCTTCCTGGTGAGCAGCGGTCACGACCAGCTCATCAAGTTCTGGGACATTTCCACTTTACCCAACACGACCGTCAAAGAATACcgcaagaggaagaagaaggacgGACGAATGAAGTCTCTCACTAAGAAAGCCCACGGAGACAACGACTTCTTCTCAGGACTTGTagaggaaacagagaagaaggaggaagaagaggaggaagaggcggaTGATAGCGATAGTGACAGTGGCAGCGATTAA